The Solanum lycopersicum chromosome 2, SLM_r2.1 DNA window TGTCACACGAAGACTGCCCGAGTTCCAGCAGTTCAATAATAAATCCAGAAGGACTAGGTTCGCTTATTGGCATCCCACATATATTCATTGTCAAGAAAATGTCAATCTCGATTGAAAGCTAGTTCATTAGGTGAGGATAGCCAAGACAATATAAGGAGACAAGAGCCTATACCCTCATGGCCTCAACCAATGTAGGCCACATTAACATTCATGAAGCGCTGGAATAACTATTGGAAATATAAAGAAGTACCTTTTTTCTTGAGCTTTCGTCTCCAAAGAAAGTAACAGCATGTACCACAGACAAAAATTGCTGAAGTGATGGATGCTACTAGCACTACAAACAATGACTTTTTATTGCCTGAGCAATGAGATAGATGgggagaggagaaaaagaacaTAATGTCAGTTTTAAGTAAGCACAATTAGAACAAGATGCAGTTTAGAAGCACCTAACCTTTGTTTGAACGCTCAAAAACTTTTATGTTTAACACTGCTTGACTTGAATTACCAGACAATCTTCTCAGATTGATAAGATCATCATTCCATAATAAGCACACTCCACTATTGCTGTAAGCATAAGCCTTGCATGAGCAATTGGATGAACATATATATTCACAGATCCGATCATTCCCCACTTGCACTGATTCAGATGATGCAGGAAGTTCTACATTTTGCATATGAACAAAACCATTGTTATTGCTGCCACACTGCAGCGGAGTTATTCTCACACACCCACCAGAATAATCATTAGTATCCCAACCTAATGGAAACTTGGGTTCATAACCTTGTAAACATCCACAGGTTGGACTGGTATTTATATCACAAATTCCAAAAGCACCACATAAATTCATTGTGTCACACATATCAATAGGTACAGACCGCATAAGCATCCAATTCTGATGCTCATTAGACCAGAAGAGTTCCCTCATTAACCCGCTATGATCTAGGACAATTCGAGAAACGACAGATTCATTGAAGACATTGTAAGTAATAAATGCACTATGTTCTGTTGGATTATAACTGAAGTTGGATTCCACGAGATTCAAAGGCCACCAGATCCACATTTTCACGAGGTTACGTAGCATGACTAACTCACCATTTTGATTAGGGTCTAATTCCAAAGAGAAGTGTCCTGAAGCTGTATCATTCGTATTCGTCCAAGAAGTAAGTTTCTGGAGTGTGTTCTTGGACTTATCAAATCCAATCCTTGCACCAGGCAGCCATGTATCTGTAGGATAATCAAAGCTCTGCCACTGTATTTCAATGCCATTAGTCAAAATGAAATTTCCAGAATCAAGAAGTACTGCCCTATTGACATCTGCTGTGGATAAATTAGAGTCCCAGACTCTTTGTTTAAGTGCATTAAAGATTCCTAGATTTCCATCAGAGAGCTCTAGGTGAGAATTATTGAAGGGAGGGCAGATGGGGCTGTCCCTATTTGCTACCCAAACCACGGTGTTGGGCTTTATGTTTGTATACCATATACCAATAAAAAGCTTCTCACAATCACCTGGACAGAAGAAACCGAGTTCAAACTTCCCTTGTTTGGACACTAAAGTATTTGCTGCAGAGAAGGAAAGGATTTGTCCAGGCAACAAGTTGTCTGAACGCGTATTATTGCACCTAACTAAAGAAAGCAAGAGAACTAAACCAACCAATAATATCTTCATTCCCAAAATACCTTTTCTTGAAAAAGTATTGACAGGTCGAGGGAAAAGGTGAATTAACAATCAAACAAACATTCAAGTGTCCATAAATATATCATATGTAATCATCTcagagaagaaggaaaaagaaaattagtcTTTGAAAATTCTACCAAAACATTAACATCACCAACCAATCAATCAAACACCCTAgtcaatatatttgaaaatatctgATTGATGAAAATGACATCAAACTGTAGTAGTGCATGCAATCATTCCACTAAAAAATAAGTACTGAGAATGTTGTGAACACGGATAGCTCAGATAATGCTTATCTGGGCAGAGGCTGGCTAAGATGTTGGGCCTAAGGTTTAACAACGAAGAGGTACTCAGCCCAACAAAAGATTTTCTGAGTAGGAATTACATGACTTGATTACTTGTTATAACTTATATCAGTATTTTCCATTGCAATTCAATAGTTTTAAAGTTGCAGTTGTAATTAGACTATAATTGATTATACAGTACTCAAGTATTTGTGTTGAGAATTCTGATTTATTAGAAATAACTAACTAAGAGTTCCAGCCATTCCCTTTGAATGCTCCTTCTAGATACTTGCTGCAATAATGGCTGGAAATTTTGGTACCGAAATAACCAACTTATGAAATAGGACTTTTGTTTGGTTATACTATTTTGTAGAAGAGGAAACaagaacctttttttttttttttttgtgaaaagaaaaaataagctTCTTATTGGTAGAAGATGGTATTCAAACTATTAAACTGATCAACAAATGGTGATTTACACCAAAACAGAAAGGAACCATAACAATCGatttaggaagaagaagaagaagaaggagttATGTGTTGAATTGTAGAAGATGCAAAACTACTATCTTCATGTATTGATTCTCATTTATATACAAGAGAATTGTAATCACATATCCAACAAAtacaaaagatatgaaatacaaaatgtGTGACTAACTAACTTTCAAAAATCTAACTAACTTGATGTGACATCCAACTAACACTCTAACTAACATAACTAACAAactaatcataattatattgttaatacCCCTCCTCAAGTTGGCAGTGATGATCTTACAGCCAACTTGTTGAGTAATGCTGAATGTTTTTACTCCAGTAAGTGCCTTTGTGAGTATATCTGCTAGCTGCTCAGTGGTAGAGATGTGATGTAGTGAAATGAGCCCCTCCTGAAGTTTGCTGCGTACAAAGTGACAATCGActtcaatatgcttggttctctcatggaaAACAGGATTGTGAGCTATGTGGATGGCAGACTGATTATCACAAAAGACAGGAATAGGTGAAGAATCAGATATAGTTAACTCCTTTGTCAACCTGTGAAGCCAAACCAGCTCACCTACTACCTTCCTGATGGATCTATATTCTGCTTCTGCAGAAGACAATGAAATGGTTTCTTGTTTCTTTGATTTACAGCTGATTGGGCTGTTCTCAAGTAGAACCAAATATCCACTAACTGCTCTTCTTGAGTCTGGACAGGATGCCCAGTCTGAATCACAATATGCTCTGATTGAGCAATCAGAATCTTTGGAAAGATGAAGGCCTAGAGTTGGATCCTGTTTCAAGTACCTAAGAAGATGAAATGCTGCCTGTAGATGTGAAGTTCTGGGATCTTGCATAAATTGGCTCAAGTGTTGAACACTGAATGCTATATCCAGTCTAGTGTTAGTAAGGAAATTCAATTTTCCTACTAGTTTTCTGTAGTATGTAGGATCAGGTAATGGAGTTCCTTC harbors:
- the LOC101262282 gene encoding receptor-like serine/threonine-protein kinase SD1-8 isoform X1, whose translation is MKILLVGLVLLLSLVRCNNTRSDNLLPGQILSFSAANTLVSKQGKFELGFFCPGDCEKLFIGIWYTNIKPNTVVWVANRDSPICPPFNNSHLELSDGNLGIFNALKQRVWDSNLSTADVNRAVLLDSGNFILTNGIEIQWQSFDYPTDTWLPGARIGFDKSKNTLQKLTSWTNTNDTASGHFSLELDPNQNGELVMLRNLVKMWIWWPLNLVESNFSYNPTEHSAFITYNVFNESVVSRIVLDHSGLMRELFWSNEHQNWMLMRSVPIDMCDTMNLCGAFGICDINTSPTCGCLQGYEPKFPLGWDTNDYSGGCVRITPLQCGSNNNGFVHMQNVELPASSESVQVGNDRICEYICSSNCSCKAYAYSNSGVCLLWNDDLINLRRLSGNSSQAVLNIKVFERSNKGNKKSLFVVLVASITSAIFVCGTCCYFLWRRKLKKKGILRKMKFREMLLSDSATNMSKPATSIGKRQEKKGDIELKFFELHDLKAATNNFSPDNKLGEGGFGPVFKGQLPDGQQIAVKRLSTQSRQGISEFKTEALLIAKLQHRNLVRFLGCCVEEEEKMLIYEYMPNKSLDYFIFDESRRSLLDWKKRHEIIIGIARGILYLHQDSRLRVIHRDLKASNILLDEDMNPKISDFGTARIFSANQDEANTLRIVGTYGYMSPEYALAGLFSVKSDVFSFGVILLEIISGKKNRISYNSDSPPNLIRQAWELWNDGKAFMLIDPTIVDSCPGEEALRCIQVGLLCLQVNAGDRPTMSSVLFMLSNEATVPSPKQPLITPNSESGTTETTPSSINEVTITTPDGR
- the LOC101262282 gene encoding G-type lectin S-receptor-like serine/threonine-protein kinase At1g11330 isoform X2, with product MITTMANSRAKGDCEKLFIGIWYTNIKPNTVVWVANRDSPICPPFNNSHLELSDGNLGIFNALKQRVWDSNLSTADVNRAVLLDSGNFILTNGIEIQWQSFDYPTDTWLPGARIGFDKSKNTLQKLTSWTNTNDTASGHFSLELDPNQNGELVMLRNLVKMWIWWPLNLVESNFSYNPTEHSAFITYNVFNESVVSRIVLDHSGLMRELFWSNEHQNWMLMRSVPIDMCDTMNLCGAFGICDINTSPTCGCLQGYEPKFPLGWDTNDYSGGCVRITPLQCGSNNNGFVHMQNVELPASSESVQVGNDRICEYICSSNCSCKAYAYSNSGVCLLWNDDLINLRRLSGNSSQAVLNIKVFERSNKGNKKSLFVVLVASITSAIFVCGTCCYFLWRRKLKKKGILRKMKFREMLLSDSATNMSKPATSIGKRQEKKGDIELKFFELHDLKAATNNFSPDNKLGEGGFGPVFKGQLPDGQQIAVKRLSTQSRQGISEFKTEALLIAKLQHRNLVRFLGCCVEEEEKMLIYEYMPNKSLDYFIFDESRRSLLDWKKRHEIIIGIARGILYLHQDSRLRVIHRDLKASNILLDEDMNPKISDFGTARIFSANQDEANTLRIVGTYGYMSPEYALAGLFSVKSDVFSFGVILLEIISGKKNRISYNSDSPPNLIRQAWELWNDGKAFMLIDPTIVDSCPGEEALRCIQVGLLCLQVNAGDRPTMSSVLFMLSNEATVPSPKQPLITPNSESGTTETTPSSINEVTITTPDGR